A stretch of the Papaver somniferum cultivar HN1 chromosome 6, ASM357369v1, whole genome shotgun sequence genome encodes the following:
- the LOC113290601 gene encoding formin-like protein 5: MKKPVFVLRVLLMLFVFEMAGRGYSDSHAATVSADQNKINLELSDSSRRLLSVVVDHDEYGKVDAPMARPGGPGGRSKAAPNPPRRGSRQRPSRPAPPPPKRRSSRRIKPRAPPPPIGNPPIRPVLPPPTPPPLLSPPPPCVYC; this comes from the coding sequence ATGAAGAAGCCtgtttttgttcttcgtgttcttcttatGTTGTTTGTGTTTGAGATGGCAGGGAGGGGTTATAGCGACTCCCACGCTGCTACTGTTTCTGCTGATCAGAATAAAATCAATTTGGAACTTTCCGACTCTAGCCGGAGGTTGTTATCTGTAGTTGTTGATCATGATGAATACGGAAAAGTGGATGCACCGATGGCACGCCCGGGAGGGCCAGGTGGAAGATCTAAAGCTGCACCCAATCCACCTAGGAGAGGATCGCGTCAAAGACCTAGCAGACCTGCACCCCCTCCACCTAAGAGAAGATCTAGTCGAAGAATCAAACCCAGAGCCCCGCCTCCTCCTATAGGCAACCCCCCAATAAGACCTGTTCTCCCTCCTCCAACACCACCACCTTTGCTGTCGCCACCTCCTCCTTGTGTTTACTGTTAG